One genomic region from Jeotgalibacillus haloalkalitolerans encodes:
- a CDS encoding FMN-dependent NADH-azoreductase produces MKVLYINANPRTKKSVSEEIADTFIEELKKAEQGVDVEYAHLYEMDLQEIDEDVLGSWGKHRTGEAFTEVEKEKVKRMDDVLDQFLAADLYVFVTPFWNLLFPPRVKTYIDSLCIPGKTFRYTASGQEGLIEGKRAVHIESVGGVYKGTGLNFSEDYLREVMRFLGIKEYDSVICEGMSQYPDMAEKILDESKAEARELAQKLARLE; encoded by the coding sequence ATGAAAGTATTATATATAAATGCGAATCCGCGTACGAAGAAGTCAGTCAGCGAAGAGATTGCGGATACGTTTATAGAAGAACTGAAAAAAGCAGAGCAGGGTGTAGACGTTGAATACGCACACCTTTATGAAATGGATCTTCAGGAAATTGATGAGGATGTGCTGGGCTCCTGGGGCAAACATCGTACGGGTGAGGCGTTCACAGAGGTAGAAAAAGAAAAAGTAAAAAGAATGGATGATGTGCTGGATCAGTTCCTGGCAGCAGATCTGTACGTATTTGTGACACCGTTCTGGAACTTATTATTCCCGCCGAGAGTGAAAACTTACATTGATTCACTATGTATTCCGGGTAAAACATTCCGTTATACAGCGAGCGGTCAGGAAGGGCTGATTGAAGGCAAGCGTGCCGTACACATCGAGTCAGTCGGCGGCGTCTATAAAGGAACAGGACTCAACTTTTCAGAGGATTATCTGCGCGAAGTAATGCGCTTCCTCGGCATTAAAGAATATGATTCAGTGATCTGTGAAGGAATGAGCCAGTACCCTGATATGGCTGAAAAGATTCTCGATGAATCCAAAGCCGAAGCAAGAGAACTGGCCCAAAAGCTTGCAAGACTTGAGTAG
- a CDS encoding M15 family metallopeptidase has translation MRLENNQKKRRTKWWIALGAAVTIFAGASLGALSAYNWSPEEAIEGLFGISLQQSISQNNHEERTIDEDVKEITRAEELTEDSETAYPEEPERTPETMDEPTYVKGVLIANKQYPLPTDYAPGENPEARAAYDDMQEAASEAGFSLVAFSTYRSYDYQTDLYNRYVDEHGQEEADRFSARPGYSEHQTGLGFDIGAEDQEEHWASDSFKDTDEAKWLAENAHQYGFILRYPAGKEHITGYQYESWHFRYLGKDLATKVYNSGLTLEEYLGI, from the coding sequence ATGAGACTGGAAAATAACCAAAAAAAGAGAAGAACAAAATGGTGGATCGCACTCGGTGCAGCCGTCACAATTTTTGCCGGTGCTTCATTAGGTGCTTTAAGCGCATATAACTGGTCTCCTGAAGAAGCAATTGAAGGTCTGTTTGGCATATCATTACAGCAATCAATTTCACAAAACAATCATGAAGAACGCACGATAGATGAAGATGTAAAAGAAATTACACGTGCAGAAGAGCTCACTGAAGACAGTGAAACTGCATATCCTGAAGAACCGGAAAGGACCCCTGAGACAATGGATGAACCAACCTACGTAAAAGGTGTACTCATTGCAAATAAACAATACCCGCTTCCGACAGATTATGCACCGGGAGAAAATCCTGAAGCGCGTGCCGCATACGATGATATGCAGGAAGCCGCATCAGAAGCAGGATTCAGCCTTGTGGCATTCAGTACATACCGGTCATATGACTACCAGACTGACCTGTATAACCGTTACGTAGATGAACATGGTCAGGAGGAAGCTGACAGATTCAGTGCAAGACCGGGATACTCTGAACACCAGACCGGACTTGGCTTTGATATCGGTGCTGAAGACCAGGAGGAACACTGGGCAAGTGACAGCTTTAAAGATACTGATGAAGCGAAATGGCTTGCGGAAAACGCACATCAATACGGTTTTATTCTGCGTTATCCTGCCGGAAAAGAGCACATCACCGGTTATCAGTATGAATCATGGCACTTCCGCTACCTTGGCAAAGACCTTGCGACAAAAGTATATAACAGTGGATTGACACTGGAAGAATATCTCGGGATCTAA
- a CDS encoding DNA primase has translation MDFKKLMKVGAAGVLSLGVLAACGDDGEEMDSNMEEEEAPMDENTDDNMEEDTEDTGEDMEEGMDDAGDEMEDGAEDAGDEMEEETDEMEDDAEEDTEQ, from the coding sequence ATGGATTTTAAAAAGTTGATGAAGGTTGGCGCAGCAGGCGTATTGAGTCTGGGTGTATTAGCAGCATGCGGTGATGACGGCGAGGAAATGGATTCAAACATGGAAGAAGAAGAAGCACCGATGGATGAAAACACTGATGACAACATGGAAGAGGATACTGAGGATACTGGTGAGGACATGGAAGAAGGTATGGACGACGCCGGCGATGAGATGGAAGACGGTGCTGAAGACGCAGGTGACGAAATGGAAGAAGAAACAGATGAAATGGAAGACGACGCTGAAGAAGACACTGAACAATAA
- a CDS encoding pyroglutamyl-peptidase I — MKTLLITGFEPFLHFKKNPTMEIIKELDGQVIGDWKIAGRIMEVDFNKSGDQVIGFYEEVMPDAVISLGLAGGRTHITPERIAINCNDGEKDNSGYAPSGEKIAEDGPDGIFSTLPVSGMVQRLHEHGYPASISNSAGTYLCNHVMYRMLYHLQKEGRNIPSGFIHIPASHDMAVESRRLPSWSQADLNAAIRLCVEAL; from the coding sequence ATGAAAACACTTTTAATCACAGGATTCGAACCATTTCTTCATTTTAAAAAGAATCCCACCATGGAAATCATTAAAGAACTGGATGGTCAGGTGATCGGTGACTGGAAGATTGCCGGCCGCATCATGGAAGTGGATTTCAATAAATCAGGAGATCAGGTCATTGGGTTTTATGAAGAAGTAATGCCGGATGCTGTCATCTCTCTTGGACTTGCCGGCGGGCGCACGCATATTACACCGGAGAGAATCGCAATCAATTGTAACGACGGTGAAAAGGATAACAGCGGATATGCACCATCAGGTGAAAAAATAGCGGAAGACGGGCCAGACGGCATCTTTTCAACGCTTCCGGTAAGCGGGATGGTCCAGCGTCTGCACGAGCATGGATATCCGGCAAGTATCTCAAACTCTGCCGGAACCTATCTTTGTAATCATGTCATGTACAGAATGCTTTATCACCTTCAGAAAGAAGGCAGAAACATCCCATCCGGCTTTATTCACATCCCTGCCTCCCATGACATGGCAGTCGAATCAAGAAGACTCCCAAGCTGGTCCCAGGCGGATTTGAATGCAGCGATCAGGTTGTGTGTTGAGGCTCTATGA
- a CDS encoding organic hydroperoxide resistance protein produces MAILTSTATAKNGRNGHVKSSDDLIQLDLAMPGDGQDPEGKSNPEQLFAAGYSACFDGAFNLMAKNAGKKVDSTTTAHVSLNKDEKDDGVKISVKLEVEVSGVSQDEAEELLKKAHDFCPYSKATRGNIDVDLEIKAV; encoded by the coding sequence ATGGCAATTTTGACGAGTACTGCAACTGCTAAGAATGGTAGAAATGGACATGTGAAATCTTCAGATGATTTAATCCAGCTTGATCTGGCAATGCCGGGTGACGGTCAGGATCCGGAAGGCAAGTCAAACCCTGAGCAATTATTTGCAGCCGGCTACTCAGCATGCTTTGATGGTGCATTTAATCTCATGGCGAAAAATGCGGGTAAGAAAGTTGATTCTACGACGACTGCCCACGTAAGCCTGAATAAGGATGAAAAAGATGATGGTGTGAAGATTTCTGTGAAGCTTGAAGTTGAAGTAAGTGGTGTATCACAGGATGAAGCAGAGGAGCTGCTGAAGAAAGCACACGATTTCTGCCCTTACTCAAAGGCTACACGTGGAAACATTGATGTTGATTTAGAAATTAAAGCGGTATAA
- a CDS encoding MFS transporter, whose amino-acid sequence MKAQSWLSINFFTFFFTWGIFLPYWTGWLVYEKGLTVAAASSIIAAGLFARSFSTLFLFPELSKRFSLAFLMKALPVLSTCILLLFLPVDSFTGLMLVMILFSLFYPNILPMMESNASLLMRTDNIHYGRSRSWGSVGYTVGLIVVGLVAAIWTESSIFAVMAVGSVMMIAGAFQYAPDALQEKVSPKRGSYKAVFKTPGFILVITICVLIQGAHASYYNYGFIYLQELNVSNAYIGFILNIAVLSEIVFFAVADKFFKNRPAAFMFFIASIAAVVRWALVGLFPSLWIFLITQLFHSLTFGLAHYAFIRYLYRSVDKQLIPTAQGVYASLGMGLSAAVLTQVGGLLYDIDSGLAFTGMSIAVAPAILLSIVMYQKRIA is encoded by the coding sequence ATGAAGGCACAATCCTGGCTTTCTATTAATTTCTTTACTTTCTTTTTTACATGGGGCATTTTCCTTCCTTATTGGACAGGGTGGCTTGTCTATGAAAAGGGTCTGACGGTTGCTGCGGCAAGTTCAATTATTGCAGCAGGATTATTTGCGCGGTCATTCTCTACATTATTTTTATTCCCGGAGCTCAGCAAACGATTTTCGCTGGCCTTTTTAATGAAGGCACTGCCGGTTCTTTCAACGTGTATTCTGCTGCTGTTTTTACCTGTAGACAGTTTTACCGGGCTGATGCTTGTAATGATTTTATTCAGTTTGTTTTATCCTAATATATTGCCAATGATGGAGAGTAACGCTTCTCTGTTGATGCGTACAGACAATATCCACTATGGAAGAAGCCGTTCATGGGGGTCAGTCGGTTATACGGTCGGGTTGATTGTTGTCGGACTTGTAGCAGCAATCTGGACTGAATCTTCTATTTTTGCTGTGATGGCTGTCGGATCTGTGATGATGATTGCCGGGGCTTTTCAGTATGCGCCTGACGCACTTCAGGAAAAGGTCAGTCCGAAACGCGGCAGTTATAAAGCTGTATTCAAGACGCCCGGGTTTATACTTGTCATCACCATTTGCGTGTTGATCCAGGGTGCTCATGCTTCTTATTATAACTATGGATTTATCTACCTTCAGGAATTAAATGTCTCCAATGCCTACATAGGTTTCATTTTAAATATCGCTGTTTTATCTGAAATTGTGTTTTTCGCTGTTGCGGATAAGTTTTTCAAAAACCGACCCGCAGCATTTATGTTTTTTATCGCGTCCATTGCGGCTGTTGTCAGATGGGCGCTTGTCGGCCTATTCCCATCACTGTGGATTTTCCTGATTACACAGCTGTTCCATTCTCTGACGTTCGGCCTTGCACATTACGCATTTATCCGCTATCTGTACAGGTCAGTGGATAAGCAGCTGATTCCGACTGCACAAGGTGTGTATGCGTCACTTGGCATGGGGCTCAGTGCCGCCGTGCTGACACAGGTTGGCGGCCTTCTGTATGACATTGACTCAGGTCTTGCTTTTACAGGTATGAGTATCGCTGTGGCACCGGCCATTCTGCTGTCAATTGTTATGTATCAGAAAAGAATTGCGTAA
- a CDS encoding DUF4870 domain-containing protein — protein sequence MHSEDRLVAAMIYFTSTVTFIVGPLILWLIKKDAPYVREHGYAYLNFAVSYFLYQAAAGFLYFIGIGIVINSVLTVLWIVFAIIAGVYALKGEVFKIPLVIRFFTP from the coding sequence ATGCATTCAGAAGACCGTCTCGTTGCTGCAATGATTTATTTCACAAGTACCGTTACGTTTATTGTCGGGCCGCTTATCCTCTGGCTGATCAAAAAAGATGCCCCCTATGTCAGGGAGCACGGTTATGCCTATTTAAATTTTGCTGTCAGCTACTTTTTATATCAGGCAGCTGCAGGCTTTTTATACTTCATCGGCATTGGAATCGTGATTAATTCCGTGCTGACTGTGTTATGGATCGTGTTTGCGATCATCGCCGGAGTGTATGCGTTAAAAGGTGAAGTATTTAAGATTCCGCTTGTGATCCGTTTTTTCACACCTTAA
- a CDS encoding SDR family NAD(P)-dependent oxidoreductase → MIKAMVTGGSKGLGAAIVTHLIDRDIEVTDVSRSGNSSMKGNQFYKHQQVDMTSLSESLNFLRSWTEEQKDLTKLYLIQNAGTVQPMETVGNMDPSAIETAIALNYTAPAAWANLAFRLADEIGFELVIVNITSGAADKPNHGWSVYGSTKAALNLFTETAALEQGDEGHTIISYSPSIMDTGMQEEIRSTDAASFAAVETFQQYKEQGKLRKPEDVAGVLVNILLKEKLVNGKLYHVNDYLPSTK, encoded by the coding sequence ATGATTAAAGCAATGGTAACAGGTGGATCAAAAGGACTTGGAGCGGCAATCGTCACTCATTTGATTGACCGTGATATAGAAGTGACAGATGTTTCAAGATCCGGAAACAGCAGTATGAAAGGCAATCAGTTCTACAAGCATCAGCAGGTGGATATGACTTCTCTCTCTGAATCCCTTAACTTTTTAAGGTCCTGGACGGAGGAGCAGAAAGATCTTACAAAGCTGTATCTGATCCAGAATGCAGGCACAGTTCAGCCGATGGAAACAGTAGGAAATATGGATCCTTCAGCTATCGAAACCGCAATTGCGCTCAATTATACAGCACCGGCTGCATGGGCAAACCTTGCGTTCAGGCTGGCAGATGAAATCGGCTTTGAACTGGTGATCGTCAATATCACATCAGGCGCTGCGGATAAACCGAATCACGGGTGGAGTGTGTATGGCAGTACAAAAGCAGCGCTGAACCTTTTCACAGAAACAGCAGCGCTCGAGCAGGGTGATGAAGGTCATACCATCATTTCCTACAGTCCGAGTATTATGGACACTGGTATGCAGGAGGAAATCAGATCAACAGATGCTGCTTCCTTTGCGGCAGTAGAAACGTTCCAGCAGTATAAGGAGCAGGGAAAGCTGAGAAAGCCGGAAGATGTAGCAGGCGTTCTGGTGAACATTCTGCTAAAAGAAAAGCTTGTAAACGGCAAACTCTACCACGTCAATGATTATCTGCCGTCAACAAAGTAA
- a CDS encoding diacylglycerol/lipid kinase family protein, producing MQKAMLILNPSSGKEEALDHKESVLEVLKEMNFDITLKETEKEDDATRFAEEACRERFDLVVSMGGDGTLNETITGLAKQEYQPALGIVPLGTVNDFARALNISMNPEEAIQQLKTAETKRVDIGRINDRYFMNIIALGGIAEATFGVSVEQKTKLGPLAYMIEGFKTIREKEPFEADITYDGQKWEGSALLFLMALTNSVGGFEKLAPDAEVNDGHLHCFVIKDVPLFKLISIMTALLKGELEEDENVEYFKAKEVHVNSETDLISNVDGDEGAHVPLTVEVLSSHIPILCPVEDNQK from the coding sequence ATGCAGAAAGCGATGCTGATTTTAAATCCTTCTTCAGGTAAAGAAGAAGCGCTTGATCATAAAGAATCTGTACTTGAAGTGTTAAAGGAAATGAACTTTGACATTACATTAAAGGAAACAGAAAAAGAAGACGATGCCACACGATTTGCAGAAGAGGCATGTCGTGAACGCTTTGACCTCGTTGTATCGATGGGTGGCGATGGGACATTAAATGAAACGATTACAGGGCTTGCAAAACAGGAATACCAGCCGGCGCTCGGGATCGTTCCGCTGGGCACAGTTAATGACTTTGCACGTGCGTTGAATATCTCAATGAACCCGGAAGAAGCGATACAGCAATTAAAAACAGCTGAGACAAAGCGTGTGGATATCGGCCGGATTAACGACCGCTACTTTATGAATATTATTGCACTCGGCGGGATTGCAGAAGCGACATTTGGTGTATCAGTTGAACAGAAAACAAAGCTTGGACCGCTTGCTTATATGATCGAAGGATTCAAAACGATCCGTGAAAAGGAACCCTTTGAAGCGGATATTACATACGACGGTCAGAAATGGGAGGGAAGTGCACTGTTATTTTTAATGGCGCTAACCAACTCAGTCGGCGGTTTTGAAAAACTTGCGCCGGACGCTGAAGTCAATGATGGTCATCTGCATTGTTTTGTCATCAAAGACGTACCTCTCTTTAAGCTGATCAGTATTATGACGGCACTGCTGAAGGGTGAGCTTGAAGAAGATGAAAATGTCGAGTATTTTAAAGCAAAAGAAGTACACGTGAATTCAGAGACAGACCTGATATCAAATGTAGATGGGGACGAGGGTGCGCATGTACCATTAACAGTAGAAGTACTAAGCAGCCATATCCCGATTCTATGTCCGGTTGAAGATAATCAGAAATAA
- a CDS encoding DUF368 domain-containing protein translates to MFDWRNIFRGMAMGASDVVPGVSGGTIAVLLGIYDQFINALSGITTREWKKHLPFLITLGAGMGISIIALSNLIEWLLEVHPQPTYFFFIGLIGGILPYLLKESNAKENFKGKHIAMLIVGAVIVLIIGFSNPSEDGAVITNLTGPNMLLLFGSGILASSAMMLPGISGSFLLLVIGVYNTAIAAVSNFNLPVIALIGAGVAFGFIFTSKLIRYLLNRYPVMMYAFIIGLVFGSLFVVYPGLALTAGNIIMCMITLAAGFYAAVLLGRSS, encoded by the coding sequence ATGTTTGACTGGAGAAATATATTCCGCGGGATGGCGATGGGTGCAAGTGATGTTGTGCCGGGTGTCAGCGGCGGTACGATTGCCGTTCTTCTTGGCATTTATGATCAGTTTATCAATGCTTTGAGCGGCATTACAACGAGAGAATGGAAAAAGCACCTGCCTTTTTTAATTACACTTGGGGCAGGAATGGGTATATCAATTATTGCATTAAGCAACCTGATTGAATGGCTGCTTGAAGTTCATCCACAACCTACTTATTTCTTTTTCATCGGATTAATTGGCGGTATTTTACCTTATCTGCTGAAAGAATCTAATGCAAAAGAGAATTTTAAGGGCAAACATATTGCGATGCTGATTGTTGGTGCAGTGATTGTACTGATTATCGGTTTTTCTAACCCTTCTGAAGATGGGGCAGTTATTACAAACCTGACTGGTCCGAATATGCTGTTACTGTTTGGATCCGGCATTCTGGCAAGCTCAGCGATGATGCTGCCTGGTATCAGCGGATCGTTCCTGCTGCTTGTCATTGGTGTATATAACACAGCCATTGCTGCTGTGAGTAACTTTAATCTTCCTGTTATTGCTTTAATCGGTGCGGGTGTGGCATTCGGTTTTATTTTTACAAGTAAGCTGATCCGCTATCTGCTGAACCGTTATCCGGTGATGATGTATGCATTTATTATCGGGCTTGTCTTCGGCTCACTGTTTGTCGTGTACCCGGGACTGGCGCTGACAGCCGGCAACATTATCATGTGTATGATTACACTTGCTGCGGGCTTCTACGCGGCAGTCCTGCTTGGCAGAAGCAGCTGA